A part of Prolixibacteraceae bacterium genomic DNA contains:
- a CDS encoding acetyl-CoA hydrolase/transferase family protein codes for MSYKILTPEEAASFIQHDDTVAFSGFTPAGSPKDIPTAIAKRAEEFHAKGEPFKIGVITGASTGDSLDGALARANAVKFRTPYQSNKDLRKALNNGSAEYFDLHLSVVAQEMRYGFFGDIDVAIIEVADVTEDGEIVLTSGVGISPTAIRLAKKVILEKNSNHPTFIRGLHDIYEPLDPPYRKEIPVENPETRIGSPVIKVDPAKIVGIVETNRKDEVGAFAPADEVTTKIGENVAKFLAGELKKGTIPKEFLPIQSGVGNIANAVLGALGSNPDIPPFRMYTEVIQDSVIGLIRKGDITFASGCSLTVTPEELDGIYRDYDFFKDKLVLRPQEISNNPEVVRQLGLITINTALEADIFGNVNSTHVLGTTMMNGVGGSGDFTRNSFLSIFTCPSVAKGGAISTIVPMVSHQDHSEHSVKIIITEQGIADLRGKSPRQRAETIIENCVHPEYKDLLRGYLKLNEKIVHTPQTLGSAFNMHLEFADSKDMRKTKW; via the coding sequence ATGTCATACAAAATATTAACACCAGAAGAAGCAGCATCATTCATTCAACATGATGATACTGTGGCGTTCAGTGGATTTACTCCAGCTGGATCGCCTAAAGATATTCCTACTGCCATTGCTAAACGTGCAGAGGAGTTTCACGCAAAAGGGGAACCATTTAAAATTGGAGTAATCACTGGAGCATCTACAGGTGACTCTTTAGATGGAGCTTTAGCTCGTGCAAACGCGGTTAAATTCCGTACTCCTTACCAGTCGAATAAAGATCTACGTAAAGCATTGAACAATGGTTCTGCAGAGTACTTTGATCTTCACTTGTCTGTTGTAGCGCAAGAGATGCGTTATGGTTTCTTTGGCGATATCGATGTTGCTATTATCGAAGTTGCTGATGTTACTGAAGATGGTGAAATTGTTCTTACTTCAGGAGTAGGTATCTCACCAACTGCTATTCGTCTTGCTAAAAAGGTAATCCTCGAAAAGAATAGCAACCATCCAACTTTTATTCGTGGTCTACACGATATTTATGAGCCTCTTGATCCTCCTTACCGTAAGGAAATTCCAGTTGAGAATCCTGAGACTCGCATTGGTTCTCCAGTGATTAAAGTAGATCCAGCTAAGATTGTTGGTATTGTTGAAACAAACCGTAAGGATGAAGTTGGTGCTTTTGCTCCAGCGGATGAGGTAACAACAAAAATTGGAGAGAACGTAGCTAAATTCTTGGCAGGAGAGTTGAAAAAAGGAACTATCCCGAAAGAGTTTTTACCTATTCAGTCAGGTGTAGGTAACATTGCTAATGCAGTGTTAGGTGCATTGGGTTCTAATCCAGATATCCCACCATTTAGAATGTATACAGAGGTGATCCAAGATTCAGTTATTGGATTAATTCGTAAAGGAGATATTACTTTTGCGAGTGGATGTTCACTTACTGTAACACCTGAAGAGTTAGATGGTATTTATCGTGATTATGACTTCTTTAAGGATAAATTGGTTCTTCGTCCACAGGAGATCTCGAATAATCCAGAAGTTGTTCGTCAATTAGGTTTGATTACGATCAATACTGCTCTAGAAGCGGATATCTTTGGTAATGTAAACAGTACTCACGTACTTGGAACAACAATGATGAATGGTGTTGGAGGTTCAGGAGACTTTACTCGTAACAGTTTCTTGTCAATCTTTACTTGTCCTTCTGTTGCTAAAGGTGGTGCTATTAGTACTATCGTTCCTATGGTTTCTCACCAAGACCACTCTGAGCACTCAGTGAAGATTATTATTACAGAGCAAGGTATTGCTGATTTGAGAGGTAAGAGTCCACGCCAAAGAGCAGAAACTATTATCGAAAATTGTGTACACCCTGAGTATAAAGACCTATTAAGAGGTTATTTGAAATTGAATGAAAAGATCGTTCATACACCTCAAACATTAGGGTCTGCATTTAATATGCACCTTGAATTTGCTGATTCAAAAGATATGAGAAAAACTAAGTGGTAA
- a CDS encoding NAD(P)H-dependent oxidoreductase, with protein sequence MQKTLIICAHYENQGYLNDIYQQISKTLVSSGHALETITLYKESFDPIRSEYEDKMYKMGIEAPSDVQKYSNLIMHSDQIIILFPLWWNGYPAILKGWIDRIFSPNRLNNPTRITENIKTQVKLIAFYETPWIMEPIKETKEALEITLNQGVWGRMGYHTMPIIWIEDQRELSKEKVEDRLNRIIHKVQLDSQEDQ encoded by the coding sequence ATGCAAAAAACCTTAATCATTTGTGCTCATTACGAGAATCAAGGATACTTAAACGACATCTATCAGCAGATATCGAAAACACTTGTATCCTCAGGTCATGCCTTAGAAACCATAACCCTCTATAAAGAATCTTTTGATCCCATAAGGAGTGAATATGAGGATAAGATGTATAAGATGGGGATAGAAGCTCCTTCAGATGTTCAGAAATATAGCAACCTTATTATGCACTCCGATCAAATAATCATACTCTTCCCTCTTTGGTGGAATGGATATCCTGCCATTCTAAAAGGGTGGATTGATCGAATTTTCTCACCTAATAGACTCAATAATCCCACTCGAATCACGGAGAATATTAAAACACAAGTTAAGCTTATTGCTTTCTACGAAACCCCATGGATAATGGAGCCAATAAAAGAGACCAAAGAGGCACTAGAAATAACTTTAAACCAAGGGGTATGGGGAAGAATGGGATATCATACCATGCCTATCATATGGATCGAAGACCAAAGAGAGCTCTCCAAAGAGAAGGTTGAAGATCGCCTAAATCGGATTATCCATAAAGTCCAATTAGATAGCCAAGAAGATCAATAA
- a CDS encoding carbon starvation protein A, protein MITFLVSIALLVIGYFVYGRYMEKVFGVDKNRPTPAIEKQDGVDFVPMHPAKIFLIQFLNIAGLGPIFGAIAGALWGPIAFLWIVFGCIFAGAVHDFLSGMLSVRHGGESLSEIVGIYLGKAIKIFMRVFSVVLLILVGVVFVKGPATILHDLTNMEVPVLIAIIFCYYILATLVPVDKLIGKVYPLFGLCLLIMAVGIAWNLITEDYAIPELSREMFQNLHIQKKPIFPMLFITIACGAISGFHATQSPMMARCMTNEKLGRRIFYGTMITEGIVALIWAAAAMSFFGGIKELGEQMSQPNHNAAWVVKEVCNSMLGKVGGILAILGVVAAPITSGDTAFRSARLTVADALGYSQKSIGKRLAITIPIFAIGFLLTQINFAIIWRYFGWANQTLATITLWAATVYLMQEGRNYWTAFIPAFFMTNVVTTYIFVAKEGVGLPMNLSTILGAIGSIVCIILFILYRRKYNRDKLNS, encoded by the coding sequence ATGATTACATTTTTAGTATCAATAGCACTACTTGTTATAGGCTACTTTGTCTATGGTCGCTATATGGAAAAAGTGTTTGGAGTAGACAAAAACCGTCCAACTCCAGCAATTGAAAAACAAGATGGGGTGGATTTCGTTCCGATGCATCCAGCAAAAATATTTCTTATCCAATTCCTAAATATCGCAGGTCTTGGTCCAATATTTGGAGCTATAGCAGGAGCATTATGGGGGCCGATTGCATTCTTATGGATCGTATTTGGATGTATCTTTGCAGGAGCAGTTCACGATTTCTTGTCTGGTATGTTGTCTGTTCGACATGGAGGAGAGAGCCTTTCAGAGATTGTAGGGATCTATCTCGGCAAAGCGATTAAGATATTTATGAGAGTCTTTTCAGTCGTACTACTTATTCTTGTTGGTGTAGTCTTTGTTAAAGGGCCTGCAACGATTCTACACGATTTAACAAACATGGAGGTTCCGGTCTTGATCGCCATCATATTTTGTTATTACATTCTTGCGACACTTGTTCCTGTAGATAAACTTATTGGAAAAGTATACCCTCTATTTGGACTATGCTTACTGATTATGGCAGTAGGAATTGCATGGAACCTGATAACGGAAGATTATGCAATTCCTGAATTATCAAGAGAGATGTTTCAAAATCTTCATATTCAGAAGAAACCAATATTTCCAATGCTATTTATAACCATAGCATGCGGTGCCATTTCTGGATTTCATGCAACCCAATCACCTATGATGGCAAGATGCATGACAAATGAAAAGTTAGGGCGTAGGATTTTCTATGGGACAATGATTACTGAAGGTATTGTAGCCCTTATATGGGCAGCAGCAGCAATGTCATTCTTTGGTGGAATTAAAGAGCTTGGAGAACAGATGTCACAACCAAATCACAATGCAGCATGGGTGGTGAAAGAAGTATGTAACTCCATGCTAGGTAAAGTTGGTGGTATATTAGCCATCTTAGGGGTAGTAGCAGCACCAATCACATCAGGAGATACGGCATTTCGTTCAGCACGTCTAACAGTAGCTGATGCATTAGGTTACTCACAAAAGAGTATAGGCAAGAGACTAGCCATAACGATACCAATCTTTGCGATTGGCTTTCTTCTAACACAAATAAACTTTGCAATCATTTGGAGATATTTTGGATGGGCAAACCAAACATTAGCGACCATCACACTATGGGCAGCGACAGTATACTTAATGCAAGAAGGACGAAACTATTGGACCGCATTTATACCCGCTTTTTTTATGACGAACGTAGTCACAACCTATATTTTCGTTGCAAAAGAAGGAGTCGGTTTACCAATGAATTTATCGACAATATTGGGAGCCATAGGCTCCATCGTTTGTATTATTCTTTTTATTTTATATCGCAGAAAATATAATCGTGACAAACTAAACTCTTAA
- a CDS encoding glycoside hydrolase family 3 C-terminal domain-containing protein, giving the protein MKNPLLFAISITLALFSCKTQKNDDVPRIPEVEKLISSMSIEEKVGQTIQITLDVVINKKSKHRIELDTLKLNQALLKYHVGSILNTTQGRALPVETWNRLIKQIQNVAIDESRLHVPILYGVDAIHGASYTKGAILFPQQIAQAATWNPVLAQRINEVTAQQTRASGIPWTFSPVMDLGSDPRWARMWETYGEDPYLASKMGESAVIGYQGVSRDNVDQHHVAACLKHFFCYASNSGKDRTPIEISKSTLYDYYLPSFKAAIEKGALSVMVNSGIVNSLPVHANRDLLTNLLKQRMEFDGVVVTDWADIEKIHTRDKVAVNHKEAVKMAFNAGIDLSMVPFDYVRYCKLLTELVKSKEVSMERLDDAVRRNLVLKHRLNLFNTPTTSFREYPNIASESSKKLAYNTASEAITLLKNEGNILPISTESKLLILGPNANTMRPLLGGWSYSWQGQNADKEGADYSTFLEAAVQIFGRNNVEYLPTVLYRGAKYFHEESSNLSLVSKSAMKADYIILCLGENSYTEKPGDLSELDLSEKQQTLVDTASKSGKPLILVLSEGRPRIIRNIEPKVSAIVQTYISGSYTAEALMDVITGKVNPSGKLPYTYPMHANSLDVYYHKPSEESKTTDGLYDYSGGFYPQYPFGYGLSYTTFEYRNLKVSPKSFSSKDTITVSVEVKNIGSRKGKEVVQLYSSDCYASLTPDVIRLRRFRKVQLNVGETSEISFVLTAKDLSFVLNNGQRIAEKGQFVFQIDALNEKVELTEDILYEKF; this is encoded by the coding sequence ATGAAAAACCCTCTCTTATTTGCCATCAGCATCACACTTGCTCTATTCTCATGTAAGACTCAAAAAAATGATGATGTTCCACGAATTCCTGAAGTCGAGAAGTTAATCTCTTCTATGTCTATTGAAGAGAAAGTTGGACAAACTATACAGATCACCCTCGATGTGGTGATAAATAAAAAGTCTAAACATAGAATAGAGCTTGATACTTTAAAATTGAATCAAGCACTTCTTAAATATCATGTGGGTTCAATATTGAATACGACCCAAGGGCGAGCATTACCTGTTGAAACATGGAATCGATTAATCAAACAAATTCAGAATGTCGCGATCGATGAGTCTCGTTTACATGTGCCGATCCTCTATGGGGTGGATGCTATTCATGGTGCTTCTTATACAAAAGGGGCTATTCTATTTCCACAACAAATTGCGCAAGCTGCGACTTGGAACCCTGTGCTGGCACAAAGAATAAATGAAGTGACTGCACAACAAACAAGAGCAAGTGGAATCCCTTGGACTTTTTCCCCTGTAATGGACTTAGGTAGTGACCCTCGTTGGGCTAGGATGTGGGAAACCTATGGGGAAGATCCTTACCTTGCTTCGAAGATGGGTGAGTCTGCAGTTATTGGATACCAAGGGGTCTCACGCGATAATGTGGATCAGCATCATGTGGCTGCTTGTTTAAAACACTTCTTCTGTTATGCCTCTAACTCAGGGAAAGATCGTACTCCTATCGAGATCTCTAAATCAACGTTGTACGACTACTACTTGCCTTCATTTAAAGCGGCAATAGAGAAAGGGGCTTTATCTGTGATGGTAAATTCTGGAATTGTAAATAGTCTTCCTGTCCATGCCAATAGAGATTTGTTGACCAATTTGCTAAAGCAAAGGATGGAATTTGATGGTGTCGTTGTTACAGATTGGGCTGATATTGAAAAGATACATACGAGAGATAAAGTGGCCGTAAATCATAAAGAGGCTGTTAAAATGGCTTTCAATGCAGGAATAGATCTATCAATGGTTCCATTCGATTATGTGAGATATTGTAAATTGCTTACTGAGTTAGTTAAGAGCAAAGAGGTTTCAATGGAGAGATTAGATGATGCTGTAAGGCGTAATCTAGTCTTAAAGCATCGGTTGAATCTATTTAATACTCCAACCACTTCATTTAGAGAGTACCCAAATATTGCATCAGAAAGTTCAAAGAAATTAGCATATAATACTGCATCCGAAGCTATAACATTATTAAAGAATGAAGGTAATATACTTCCTATCTCCACGGAATCTAAGTTGCTTATATTGGGTCCCAATGCAAATACAATGCGTCCTTTATTAGGAGGATGGTCTTACTCTTGGCAAGGTCAGAATGCTGACAAAGAAGGAGCCGATTACTCGACTTTTCTTGAGGCTGCCGTTCAAATATTTGGTCGAAATAATGTAGAGTATTTACCTACCGTCTTATATCGTGGTGCTAAATATTTTCATGAGGAGTCAAGTAACCTCTCCTTAGTGTCAAAGAGCGCTATGAAAGCAGACTATATTATTCTTTGTCTTGGGGAGAATTCTTATACAGAGAAGCCTGGAGATCTCTCTGAACTAGACCTTTCGGAGAAACAACAAACACTCGTTGATACTGCTTCAAAGAGTGGCAAACCTCTAATATTGGTGCTTAGTGAAGGAAGACCACGAATAATCAGAAATATAGAACCGAAAGTATCTGCTATCGTTCAAACTTATATCTCTGGGAGTTATACAGCAGAAGCTTTGATGGATGTTATCACTGGAAAGGTAAACCCTTCAGGGAAACTTCCATACACCTATCCTATGCATGCAAATTCTCTTGATGTCTATTATCATAAGCCTTCTGAGGAGAGTAAAACCACAGATGGTTTATATGATTATTCCGGTGGCTTCTATCCTCAGTACCCTTTTGGTTATGGATTGAGTTACACCACGTTCGAATATCGAAATTTAAAAGTATCTCCCAAAAGTTTTAGTTCTAAGGATACAATAACTGTCTCAGTTGAGGTGAAAAATATAGGGTCTCGTAAAGGAAAAGAGGTTGTTCAGTTATACAGTTCTGATTGTTATGCATCGTTAACTCCAGATGTAATTCGTCTTAGACGTTTTAGAAAAGTGCAACTTAATGTAGGAGAGACGTCTGAAATATCTTTTGTATTGACCGCAAAAGATTTAAGCTTTGTATTAAACAATGGGCAACGAATTGCAGAGAAAGGACAGTTTGTGTTTCAGATAGATGCATTAAACGAAAAAGTGGAATTGACTGAGGATATCTTGTATGAGAAATTCTGA
- a CDS encoding haloacid dehalogenase-like hydrolase, translating to MNKILFGITLFCFISCQYEQKQPVEPSADLASWNDNKVKKRIVEFVNKVTTPGSDTFVPIEDRIAVFDNDGTLWSEKPLYSHFYGVFYRVEQLIKEHPEKVNEEPFKSLHQFILSKSMKDLHFFMEEYKEGKMLDIVGQLMGSAFSGMKVEEYEMWNRTFFSKWRNNKLDRTIFQMTYQPMKELIDFLKKSGFKVYIITADEGDFLKLFSRELYGVDPSHVFGTTTALKYDEGILYRTSKGQYVNNWDGKPRLIKQAIGKRPIVAAGNSNGDFHMLEYTHKGEGQTLSILIHHTDAKREFQYDGHTDKVLPYAHKNGYVVVDMQQDWANVFGD from the coding sequence ATGAATAAAATACTATTTGGTATCACTCTATTTTGTTTTATATCATGTCAATATGAACAAAAACAACCTGTAGAACCATCTGCAGATTTAGCCAGCTGGAATGACAATAAAGTAAAAAAAAGAATTGTTGAATTTGTAAATAAAGTGACAACTCCTGGAAGCGATACTTTTGTTCCAATAGAAGATCGTATTGCAGTATTTGATAATGATGGGACCCTGTGGAGTGAAAAACCTCTATATAGCCACTTTTATGGTGTGTTCTATCGAGTAGAACAATTAATTAAAGAGCATCCTGAAAAGGTTAATGAGGAACCATTTAAAAGTCTTCACCAGTTTATTCTTTCGAAGAGCATGAAAGACCTTCATTTTTTTATGGAAGAGTATAAGGAAGGAAAAATGTTAGATATCGTTGGACAATTAATGGGTAGTGCTTTTTCTGGCATGAAAGTAGAAGAGTATGAAATGTGGAATAGGACTTTTTTCTCCAAATGGAGGAATAATAAGTTAGATAGAACAATATTTCAGATGACCTACCAGCCGATGAAAGAGTTGATAGACTTCCTGAAAAAGAGTGGATTCAAGGTCTACATTATTACAGCAGATGAAGGTGACTTCTTGAAGCTTTTCAGTCGTGAACTATATGGTGTAGACCCTTCTCATGTCTTTGGAACAACCACTGCCTTGAAATATGATGAAGGGATCTTATATCGAACGAGTAAAGGACAGTATGTGAATAATTGGGATGGAAAACCACGTTTAATAAAGCAAGCGATTGGAAAACGACCTATTGTTGCTGCTGGTAATTCAAATGGTGATTTTCATATGTTAGAATATACGCATAAAGGGGAAGGGCAAACTCTCTCAATCTTAATTCACCATACAGATGCCAAACGAGAGTTTCAATATGATGGGCATACTGATAAAGTGCTTCCCTATGCCCACAAAAATGGTTATGTAGTCGTAGATATGCAACAAGATTGGGCAAATGTATTTGGTGATTAA
- a CDS encoding superoxide dismutase, Ni, with product MKIKSLLLLAYLTLGMTMIMPKPVQAHCEIPCGIYDDALRIKLIKEHIQTIKKSMHEIDHLSTQSKTDLQQIVRWTNNKEDHAKKVQEIMTQYFLFQRVKLGTNDATKKRQEQLLLSLHEVCVYAMKCKQSLDYKMVDKLQAATEKFEKLYFNK from the coding sequence ATGAAAATTAAATCACTTTTACTGTTAGCATATTTGACATTGGGAATGACCATGATCATGCCTAAACCTGTACAAGCTCACTGTGAGATTCCTTGTGGAATATACGATGATGCATTAAGAATTAAGTTAATTAAAGAGCATATTCAAACCATTAAAAAGAGTATGCATGAGATTGATCATTTATCCACACAAAGCAAGACAGATCTTCAACAGATCGTTCGATGGACTAACAATAAGGAAGATCATGCAAAGAAGGTTCAAGAAATTATGACACAATATTTTCTATTCCAAAGGGTAAAATTAGGAACAAATGATGCGACAAAGAAAAGACAAGAACAACTTCTTTTGTCACTTCACGAAGTTTGTGTGTATGCAATGAAATGTAAGCAGTCTTTAGACTACAAAATGGTAGATAAGCTCCAAGCTGCTACTGAAAAATTTGAGAAACTTTACTTTAATAAATAA
- a CDS encoding PorT family protein, producing the protein MIKIKTLFSLACTLLMLNTSFAQDKNGFGVKAGMNFNKLNIDNFDNNSTSYLDDTKNKTGFHAGIFYNFCSKRNNIVFQPGLNFIQRGTEASYIKKDGYYTDKYDFDMTMNYLEIPLTISYNVAKLNGTGNYFRLFVEPAISFALSGKIDNNNDESKIRFGNDLSNEDQIKPINVSLKFGASVKINSFEPYLGYDLGLNDINNSNSIYQNRGFYIGLSYHFKSIY; encoded by the coding sequence ATGATAAAGATTAAAACACTCTTCTCCTTAGCATGCACTCTATTGATGCTAAATACATCCTTTGCTCAAGACAAAAATGGTTTCGGTGTTAAAGCAGGTATGAACTTCAACAAACTAAACATCGATAATTTTGATAATAACAGCACTTCATACCTTGATGACACAAAAAATAAAACTGGTTTTCATGCTGGTATTTTCTATAATTTCTGTAGCAAGAGGAATAATATTGTCTTCCAACCAGGACTAAACTTTATACAAAGAGGTACGGAGGCTTCTTATATAAAAAAAGATGGTTATTACACCGACAAGTACGACTTTGATATGACGATGAATTATCTTGAGATACCATTAACAATCAGTTATAATGTTGCCAAATTAAACGGAACTGGTAATTACTTCCGCTTATTTGTTGAACCAGCCATTTCTTTTGCATTGTCTGGAAAAATAGATAACAACAACGATGAATCAAAAATCCGATTCGGGAATGATTTATCAAACGAAGATCAGATAAAACCAATCAATGTTTCTTTGAAATTTGGTGCTAGCGTTAAAATCAATAGCTTTGAACCATATCTTGGATATGACCTCGGTTTAAATGATATTAATAACAGTAATAGCATATATCAAAATAGAGGCTTTTACATTGGTCTATCTTACCACTTTAAATCTATTTATTAA
- a CDS encoding SMP-30/gluconolactonase/LRE family protein: MEYCHRSLYYIFSVLFLPLLVFTSCCGPDKECDPLEEMGNGVNQWTGVAVSKEGRIFVNYPRWSDDVPISVAEVVRGDAMPFPDLEWNSESEDHFIAVQSVYVDSKDRLWVLDTRNPKFKGVLEGGPVLFCFNLSNNSLIEKYYFPSDTYQKGSYFNDLRVDCKYDVVYLTDSGSGALVILDLKNKEVKRRLSQHYSTKSEKDHLMCNGVRWDNSVDSDGIALTPDGQFLYYIALTGHTLYRIPTVVLRDYCLDDAEVAVYVEKVTEVPATDGMMFDSKGNLWMGGLEDDAINRLSSRNELEQVIKDERIKWADSFAIDGNGFVYFPTSQIYLDEKDRGKYKLYRFLPPVLKK; encoded by the coding sequence ATGGAGTATTGTCATCGTTCCCTTTATTACATTTTTAGTGTTTTATTTTTACCTCTTTTAGTCTTTACATCTTGTTGTGGTCCTGATAAGGAATGTGACCCTTTAGAAGAGATGGGTAATGGTGTAAATCAGTGGACAGGAGTTGCTGTTTCTAAAGAAGGGCGAATTTTTGTCAATTACCCGAGATGGTCTGATGATGTTCCAATTAGTGTTGCGGAAGTCGTTCGAGGTGATGCAATGCCTTTTCCTGATTTAGAGTGGAATTCTGAGAGTGAGGATCATTTTATTGCAGTTCAATCTGTATATGTTGATTCAAAAGATCGTTTATGGGTTCTTGATACACGCAATCCGAAGTTTAAAGGGGTCTTAGAAGGAGGACCAGTCCTATTTTGTTTTAACCTCTCTAATAATAGTTTGATTGAAAAGTACTATTTCCCTTCGGATACTTACCAAAAAGGGTCTTATTTTAATGACTTGAGGGTTGACTGTAAATATGACGTTGTCTATTTGACCGATTCAGGATCTGGAGCGTTGGTCATTCTAGATCTTAAGAATAAAGAAGTTAAAAGACGATTATCCCAGCATTATTCGACAAAGAGTGAAAAAGATCATTTGATGTGTAATGGTGTCCGATGGGATAATAGTGTTGACTCTGATGGCATTGCTTTAACTCCAGATGGTCAATTTCTATACTATATAGCACTAACTGGTCATACATTATACCGTATACCAACAGTAGTTTTAAGAGACTATTGTTTAGATGATGCAGAAGTGGCAGTTTATGTCGAAAAAGTTACTGAAGTTCCCGCTACAGATGGAATGATGTTTGATTCAAAGGGTAATTTGTGGATGGGAGGACTTGAGGATGATGCTATTAATAGACTATCTTCTCGTAATGAATTAGAGCAAGTGATCAAAGATGAAAGAATAAAATGGGCAGACTCTTTTGCTATAGATGGAAATGGATTTGTGTATTTTCCTACATCACAAATCTATTTAGATGAAAAAGATAGAGGTAAATACAAACTATATCGTTTTTTACCTCCTGTTTTAAAAAAATAA
- a CDS encoding AraC family transcriptional regulator, which produces MLVTYKIVMTKLGYLDCLEEGACDHSHNIYAMIGEGFKFSVIFIYVITSNILVRQRIEQTKGKKIDRMGLQWISSMGMGFLSLLTLVCAIKLFGNYFGSLFIDLTMIVNILITLSVIGLIYLYTRYAFVFAHPFGLVIDNEVKSREDETISEEMVLLYQKLSNIVLEQQYYLDGDLTLRKLASLIGIQEHLISNAINRIGNCSYSDYINKYRISHFISLIQDNKHEEYSLLQLAFECGFNSKSSFNRVFKQFNDVTPTEYIRTYL; this is translated from the coding sequence ATGCTTGTAACTTACAAGATTGTAATGACCAAGTTAGGATATTTAGATTGTTTAGAAGAGGGGGCATGTGATCATTCCCATAATATATATGCTATGATTGGCGAGGGATTCAAGTTTAGTGTAATATTCATTTATGTAATAACAAGTAATATATTAGTTCGTCAAAGAATCGAACAAACTAAGGGAAAAAAAATAGATCGTATGGGACTTCAGTGGATAAGTTCCATGGGAATGGGTTTTCTATCTCTTTTAACCTTAGTTTGTGCAATTAAGCTATTCGGAAATTATTTTGGCTCATTATTTATTGATTTAACAATGATTGTAAATATACTCATTACATTATCAGTTATTGGCCTAATCTATTTATATACTAGGTATGCTTTTGTGTTTGCACATCCTTTTGGTTTGGTTATTGATAATGAAGTTAAATCTCGTGAAGATGAGACGATCAGTGAGGAGATGGTTCTACTATATCAAAAGTTAAGTAATATCGTTTTGGAACAACAGTATTATCTTGATGGGGATCTCACCTTACGAAAACTAGCTTCTTTAATAGGAATTCAGGAGCATCTCATATCTAATGCTATTAATAGAATTGGTAATTGTAGTTATTCGGACTATATTAATAAATATCGAATATCTCATTTTATCTCCTTGATACAAGATAATAAACATGAGGAATACTCACTTCTACAATTGGCCTTTGAATGTGGTTTCAATTCAAAATCATCATTTAATCGTGTTTTTAAACAATTTAATGATGTGACTCCAACAGAATATATTCGAACTTATTTGTAG